ATGAAGACATACCCAGCAGGTCTCATATCAAATACAGATCCTCACGATCTTCCTGGAACCCATTGGGTCGCCATGTACTTTACTTCACCTGGAATCAGTGAATTTTTTGACAGCTACGGATTTCCTCCTGAAATGTATGGGATGGAAGATTATATTTTACGAAATGTAACCATGTACAATGACCTACCGCTTCAAGGCATTACTTCCGATGAGTGTGGCGattattgcttattttatcTTCTTCATCGAGCAAGAAACAAAGACCTAAACACTATTGCCTCAAAATTTAGAATTCACGATTCTCAATGGAACGATGCACAAGTAGCTCAATTTGTACACAACCATGCGAGAACTTTAAGACAAGTTACGCATTCTACAATCATTCAGAGTGATGTTTATCAATGTTCTCAAACTTGTGAAAGCTGTCGTAAGAAACtaataaagtattgttaaagcacaaacaaacaaagtgtgtgtgtgtgtgcttTTACATCGGTAAACACCATAAGCTGCAATCATACTGATCCTAGCTATCTTAGGGATAACATGATCCAATTCAAATGTCCAAGTAGCATCATGATCGCAGGACCAAGTCAATGTGGAAAAACAACGTCTACGAGACAACTGTTACAGCAGGCAAATGTGCTCTTTGAAAGACCTATTAAGAAAATAGTCTACTGCTATGGGCAGTGGCAAGAATGCTTCAATGATATTACAGGTCATGTGCAATTTGTGGAGGGCATCCCTGAGGATATCCCCTGTTTATTTCCACCAGCATGTCGTCCGGGCGTTTTCATCTTAGATGATCTTATGCGTCATTGCAGCGATGATGAACGCATTTTGGATCTCTTTACAAAAGTCTCTCACCATTGTGATGTGACTTGCATCTACTTGACACAAAATCTCTTCCCACCTGGAAAATTCTCAAGAAGTATCTCTTTGAACGCACATTACATTATCGCTTTTAACAACCCTCGTGACACGTTGGGGTTACGAACCTTAGCTCAACAAGCGTTTGCCGGACAAGTACCTTTGTATGGGAGAGCTTTCAGGATGCTACGTCACAACCGTTTGGCTACTTGATGCTTGATCTGCATCCGCGCACGCAGAACATACAACGAGTGAGAACAAGAATATTACCGACGGAGCATCGTTTCCCCATCGTCTATGTGAACAAGGAGATGCATAAAACCGACGAACCATTGCCTGTCCTTCTTAGTTAACAACATGCCAGCGCAATCGACACATCGAGCTCCTCTAGAATCGAGAACGAAAAAACCCAGAGGAAGAACCCAACGGGGAGGTACGATGGTGTTACGCTCTGGCACCAAGACAGGGTCTAACCGAGTTGATAAAAGAAACACACAGCTGTCAAAGCTCAagtcacatttaccgtttttatgTGCCTGTTTTAAAGGTCATGGCAAACAGCGTCGTGACATGATCACAGCGGCGAACCGCGGGCAAATTGAGTCTATCAGTGAAACTGCGCTCAATCTGCTCAAAGGTAACACCCTCATCCCCAAGTCATCATTTGAACGTTTTAAACCGTACAAAGACAAGCTCCTCTATCTCACGCGAAAAAAGCCAAGCCTCAAACAGAAGAAAGAAGTGCTTAATCAAAAAGGAGGCTTTTTACCAGCGCTTGCCGGACTCGTTGCACCCCTTGCTGTTGATTTACTTGGCAAGCTGTTCAAATGAAACacgtacaaaagatgatgttggTTCCAGAGCATTTATTGCAAAGTCTTGAAACAGAACACCGATTAACATCCCCACCGCAACTCGCAACACTCACGCGTTTGGATCAAGACATGAAACAGATCATGGATTCTTTATTACCAGaagaccaaaaaatcagtttgcTGGATCAACTTTTGCACAGATATCAAGATCTTTCGagacaaataaaaactgaagcGACGGTGAAACCTACTGTGGTGACAAATGTGACACCAGCTCCAACCGAAGCAAGCCCTACACACACTCCTACAACGTCTTTAGGAAAGTCTGCAAAAGTAAGGGCGCGAAAACTTCCCGTTACACCACGATTGAGTGCTTCTAAAACTCCTCGTCCTGTTGGAACTGCATCACCGCAATCAATACCGACGAGTCAATCTAAAATTCCTGTTCCTATTGCAAAAGCGGATGAACCGGTTTCATCTGAGACACCCATGTTTTCTGAGATGCCTTCATTTTTGTTTGAGACTCCTTTGTCCACACCGGCTCGtaaaaaagcgaaaacaagaaaaccaagaacaccTATGGTGGCAAGACTGAGAAGCAACAGACAATGGCAACCATACTGAATCGGAAAACACTGTTTACCCAAGTAAAGCCTATATAACCGGAGGATATAGGTTGTTGTCCTTGTTAATGAATATCATGGCGTTCAACATCgttgaaaataagagaaaaacGTGTTGCGGGGAGCTTGACGAAGAAAGAGTAAAGGACGCCTACTGGATCTCTTTTGCCTTCTTAGTGTATAAGGACATTTGTAAGCGTGAACCATTGCTAGTACATGATGTCAAAACAACGGCCACACGtttaaatgaaacagctttGGATAAATATCGCGACAACGTCTATTGGCTATGGCATGATTTACTAGACGTCTTACTAATAGATGCAATGGCGCCGGATGAGCAAGACTGGATTGATAACACACTACTGCATGAAGAACGGAAACACCTTGAGAAACCTCTTCTACAACCTAACCagttttgcaaaacctgttggtaCTGGTTAGAGTTGATTACTAATGGTGGTGACGAGTTTGACTAACGATAAACTTGTTTGCAAAAACGGTATAAAGACGTTGCGCCTATCCTCATCACACATCACTCTCAAGATGAGTTACTCAAAATGTGGACTCTGTCTTCAAGACCTTGAAGTCATCAAGCCCGCCTCTGGCATACGTTACATTagctgcttaaattggaaagaatGTCCCTTTTTCTACCCTGAAGAGAATATCAATGGCTATCAACATTGCATACATGACCGTGTGGTCCCTGAGTACAAAGTATGTGAAGGTGGCAAGCCGCTTAAGTGCAAGCATATGGACACGCCCACTTTAAGGGTGTCGCGATCATTAAACAACCCGTTCAGACCGTACTTCACATGTAGAAGAAAGGAAGTGTGCAGATACTTTGAATGGGCTGATGAAATACCTGTGGATACGTATTATGAAAGGGAACCTCCAGTTTACAACccagaagaaactgcaaagGAGGAGATATTCCAAAGGCCTAAActcatgagacaatttgcaagaacAGATAACGTGACCGAGTCTGTGTAAAATTCTGGGAAACTTgattgtaatatttttttttatctttatccaataaaatgaagtgtgttactatgaaagtattgccacgtgttttgttgatgggaagaaaaaagaaccggtttgacgggctacaatataaacaagaccaattgaaatgctaatcatattcaaaactggtttggtctggtttttctagtcgaaccttgtttcaactcgtttgaccgtacctcctcattggttcttcgctactccattgttctttccctatataagtgcaacactacccggatggttgggcggaatcgtaccaacAGAGCTCAATACAcctcactccaaataaaaaataaacataatacaattcaaaacaaacacacacacctacgcatctcattaaaacccatcatataccaagatatcttgcatctcattaaactcttacagctcaatacaaccgccatcttggatttgccctcATACACCTACGTGaagtgcatctcattaaaaaaaaacaggccgCCATTTCTCcctcttaaaaaccggtttcaatatccttgaatctatttgcatatatgaatgAAATTGGTCTATCCTTTCGTCCTATACTACTGATGAGCCTGTTGAAGAGTTTGAAGTGCAGCATTTGGATGGAGGAGACGATGTTGATAAGCAGAGAGAGATGAAAGAAGCTTGAGAATTGAGGGCAAGCGAGGCTTTGGATCGAACGTTGCCGTGGGAGGATTCGCTAACAAAACGAGAAATAGAAGATGAGATCCGACAGGAGCAGCTTGAGAAACTCTGGAAAACTAACTTCAGAGACTCTGTTGTGAGCTCAATTACAAGCCCTTCAATTGAAGATAAGAAAGCACTAGAGAATATGGAACGGTCACTGAAAATGGTCGATGGGCATTACCAGGTGGCATTGCCATGGCGTACAGACCCGCCTTATTTACCAAATAACCGGTCAATGGTTGAGCGTCGTACTGCACTGCTGAGGAAGCGTCTTCTCAGGGACCAAGACTTATTTTCCAATTACAACACAACCATGAATGGGTACATCGAGCAAGGTCAGGCAGTGAGGGTACCAACCGATGAACTACGCCTAGTTGACCGTCCATTGTGGTATTTGCCCCACCATCCTTAAAGCATCCCTTAAAGCATCCCTTAAAGCCTGAGAAAGTTCGGTTTGTGTTTGATTGTGCAGCCCAGTTTGCGCAGACCTCTTTAAACAAGCAATTGCTGCAGGGTTCAGACTTGACCAATCGTATTGTAGGAGTGTTGAGCCGTTTTCGCCAAGACGCTGTCGGCCTCATGGCTGACATACATTCAATGTTTCATCAAGTCAGAGTAGAGCCAAAGGGCTGTGATGCACTAAGATTTTTGTGGTGGCCAGGTGGAGATCTGTCAACAGAGCTAGTTGAGTACCGAATGGTGAAGCACATATTTGGAGCGACATCTTCACCAAGTGAGGTGAACTTCTGTTTGAAGAAAACAGCAATGATGGAGGAACAAAGGAATTCAGAAGTTGCAAATGTTATTGACAGGAATATGTACGTTGACGATCTCATATAGTCCACTCAAACAGCAGCAGATGCTATCCCCTTGGTAAACAAAGTTAGTGAATAACTCAACAAGGGCGGTTTTCATCTAACAAAATGGTGCAGTAACGACCGAAGTGTCATAGCTGCTATTCCAGAGTCAGAGAGAGCGAAAACAGTGGTGAACTTGGAGCTGGAGCAGCTGCCAACGCAGAGTGCCCTTGGAATAAGGGGGAAAATTGAAGATGACACATTTGTGTGGGAAATCTCTGAGAAACTTATGAGTGCTAAGTCGAAGAAACCAGTGACAAGGCGAGGTATAGTGTCTGTCGTGTATTCCCTGTATGATCCATTGGGCTTTATTGCACCCTTTATCATGAAGGCAAAGCTGATACTTCAGATGTTTAGCCGAACGAAGATTGGATGGGATGAACCGCTTGAAGAAAACGATAATGTGCAGTGGACGAGATGGTTGGATGACTTTGGCAATTTAAAAGAGGTAACAGTTGACTGATGTTTCAAACCCAAAGGATTTATGCAAGTTCAAGAAATCCAGCTTCATTTGTTTTCAGATGCGTCGCGACAAGGTTATTCAGCTGCTGCATACTTTCGTTTGAAGGATGTTGATGGAAGAGTGCATTGTTCATTTGTCATGGGCAAGGCCCAGTTAGCTCCAATCAGAGAAATTTCCATACCCAGACTTGAGTTGACTGCAGCAGTTATCTCCGTGAAACTCAGTCACGTGATCCGGGACGAGTTGGATCTGACTGTTAATAAGGTCATTTACTGAACAGATTCCACCTCAGTACTGAAATGTATTAACAACGAAACTAAGAGATTTCATACCTTCGAGTCAAACCGTTTGACTATCATACATGATGGATCTACGCCCCAGCAATGGCGCTATGTAATCAGAGAAGACAACCCGGCAGATAATGGATCTAAAGGGCTAAAACTGGATGTTTTGACCAAGAACAATCGCTGGTTAACAGGTCCTAAGTTCTTATGGGAGGAAGAAGAATGCTGACCGGCAATGGTCGAGATCCCGATCCTTAAAGATGACGATCCGGAAGTGAAAAAGGAGAATCAAATCTATGTAGCATCAGCCCGTCGGGATGTTATGGAAGAGCTTATGATGTACTATTCTTCTTGGTGGAAGCTCAAAGTAGCAGTTTCATGGTTGCTGTGCTACAAGCGGTATCTTAAGAACAAAATCCTATAGCGCAGAGAATGTTCTTTAAACAAGCAAGGCTTAGAGGAGAGAAGTGGTCACCTCATACTTGACGAGCTTCGTGAGGCAGAGAATGAAATTGTCCGCTGTATTCAAAGGAAAGAATTCCCCGAAGTAATTGCCCTTCAATCTGAAGAAAATCAAAGGCTGGTGAAGAGGCTAATAAAGAAGATGGGAGCTTCGTTAAGCAAGTTGAACCCTCAAGTCCATGACGGATTGTTGCGTGTAGGAGGCCGTATTGGACAAGCCCCTTTGTGTTACGACTTGAAGCACCCAGTAATTTTAACCTACAAGCATCATATCACAGACCTGATAATTAAGGACCACCACCTGAAAGTGGGACACATGGGCCAAGAGTCAGTTTTGTCGTCGTTGTATCTTGAAAGGGAGATCTGCAGTGCGTCGAGTGCCGAGCAAATGTTTTGATTGTCAGAAGAGGAAGGCGAAACCCGCAGAGCAGTTCATGGCTGAACTTCCAAAGGATCGTGTCACTCCAAGTGAGCCACCATTTACATATCTTGGAATTGATTGTTTTGGCCCTATAGAAGTGAAACAGGGACGGTCACTTGTTAAGAGGTATGGCTGTTTCTTTACATGTTTAACTGTACGTGCAGTGCACATTGAAATTTTACGCTCCGCGAGTGCTGATTCTATGATCAATGCCATGAGAAGGTTCATCAGCATTCGGGGCTACCCCAAAGAAATTCGAAGCGACAACGGAACAAATTTCACGGGAGCTGACGAGGAGTTGAGAAATGCTGTTCAACAGTGGAACCAGCAAAGGATCAACAACTTCTGTGCACAGAGGGAAATCAAGTGGACATTTAATCGTCCAGATGCAAGCCACATGGGAGGCGTGTGGGAGAGAATAATCCAGACTGCCAAACGAGTGCTTAAGGCTTTATTGAAAGGGCAAGTTGTGACGGATGAAGTCCTCTCTACTGTTACGGCAAAAGTTGTTAACATTGTCAACATTCGTCCCTTAACACGCAACAGCGACAGTGTCTCAGATGATGAGCCAATTTCTCCAAATCAATTGCTGCATTTGTGCCCAACACCCAGTTTGCCGCCAGGTGTGTTCGTCAAGGGAGATCTTTATTGAAAACGTGCGTGAATACAAGCCCAATACTTAACAGGTGTGTTCTGGCGGAGATGGTCCAACGAGAATTTACCAACCCTTATGGAGAGGCGGAAGTGGAGAATGCCTTAGGAGAATATTAAAGCTGGCGACTTGGTTCTACTAGCAGACAAGAACTACCCGCGGGGCGAGTGGCCAAATGCACGTGTGGTGGAGACCGTCGTTGGCAGAGATGGATTTGTGCGAGCTGTGCGAGTAACGAACGCTTCCACAGTAGCAACTCATGTCAAGAGGCAACGCCGAGGAGAGTTGAAGGCCAGTAGTGTCGTACTTACGCGGCCTACTACAAGCTTATGTCCTCTGGAGATGGATGTATAAGAACTGTGGGAAAGTATCTCATGATGACTGATTCTTAAGAACTATATTAATAGGAGTCGGTAGCTGTTTAGTGTAGTAAATGAATTTCggtaaaaaaattcatttagaGGCCGGTGTCACTCCCGACTCCCCTTGGTAGAATTTTGCTTATCACGTGACGTGAACATTGAACTTTGATTGCTGTGTGTTTTTGAGCGAGCGGTTTTTTCTCGGAGGAGTTTATTATGAAGTTATGGTGCCATTCCCTTAGAAGCAAACAGTTCGGTAAGTTACATCTCGCCTTCgctattcaaaacaaaacatttggaCCCTAATGCCTTCGTTTTGTAATTTTCAGAAAACCTCACATACATATATAAGCTTACACGTGTAAGCTTCTGATGAATTTGATGGAAGCGAAGAGTTTTATTCAGTTTTGGTTTTATTCATCGACCGAGGCCGTGCGGTTGATCAATGTGTGCCCTTGAGCTTGAACCGTTGTGAATTGTGAGTTTTCGACGTTTGTTTTGAGGACTTTGAGAGCAAATATATTCAGGTACTACGGTACTGacaaaatactaataataaagagtctacaatacgaggcatttccaggcggtcaaccatccaggtacgaTCCTCGCCCTACAGGGTTTGACTTCAAGGATCGAACaagtcccggtttttttttccatgtggtATGATCCTAGAGaggacacgttcgtaaatctttgccatattgtcattcccaaagaaaaaacggtcaaccttcaacaattacaaatcacggtcaatttttaacaaaataatccaccagactaacagataaaccttttagcaaacactttagggtaaaggaagatctcgatgacctaaaaaaaggcaagaaatccacggatgacacagagactAACCGAACGAGTCTCGATGTTTTCCCTATGCTGTTAtagtagacaagaaacgtttgtgaatcttgacctttttcagaCAACCACTAATTACTCATCGTTCgcatgtttgtgtcttgtttaaGCTTCTCAttgcattttgttcctttatactgcttgtcttatctctaaaaagtacagaggagacactgtaaaaggcAAACAAGGCGTTCtcatttacaactcaacatcaaaGTAATGTAACAATGTTTCAATAGTGacaacaatttgattttcacgctgcttgacaaaacacaactcatctttggaaacagctaaagtcatttcttcatgtaataaaaaacaaaatactaataataaagaGTGTACAATAAGAGGTATTTCGAAggggtcaaccatccaggtacaaTCTTCGCTCGACAGGGTttgacctcggggatcgaacgagtcccggtttttttccctgtggtatgatcgtagagaAGACaggttcgtaaatctttgccatatgatcgtgcttaaaaaaaaaaaaacggtcaaccttcactAATTACAAATCAGgtacatttttttaacaaaattctaCAAAAGAGTAAcaaataaacctcttagcaaacactacagggtaaacgtagatctcgatgacctaaaaaaggcaaaaaatccacggatgacaaggAGACttaccgaacgagtcttgacgttttccctgtgttgttatcgtagacaagaaaagTCCgtaaatcttggcttttttcagACAACTCCTAATTATTCATGGTTCCTATTTTTgcgtcttgttatggcttttcatagcattttgttcctttatacttcttctcttatctctaaaaagtacagaggcgacactgtgaaaagcaagcaagacgttcttatttacaactcaacatgaatgtaatgtaacaatgcaccaacagtgacgacaatttgattttcacgctgcttgacaaaacacaactcatctttggaaacagcttaAGTCATTtaatcatggaaaaaaaaagaaaatgttaataataaagagtctacaatacgaggtatttccaggcggtgaaccatccaggtactatcctcgcccgacagggtttgacttcggagatcgaacgagtcccgtttttttttctttgtggtaTGAttgtagacaagagacgttcgtaaatatttgccatatcaACAGCGAAAATATTCGGATTAGAAAAAACAGTATGTGGAGGAGCGGCATGCacggaagaaaaccaaaaaaccatgaaagaaacccaggaagaaggagaagaaacgttgccaaaataaccaaaaatcaGTGATGAGGCTGACATACTCATCCTCCTCtaaaattgataaattcaaTTTCCACAACCCTGGGCCCATGGGCACAGAGTCAggaaggacaaaagaaaaagacagaggACAATGGTCAGAAAATGGACAAGGTAGAATGTCTGCAGCAGACACATGGGGCACCCACACATACGGGCAACCGATGAGGTCGATGCGGgaagcaagggccccatcgggccgacaccaagaaaatgcagaaacacCAGGATGCAAAACCCGCCAAATATCCACAACACAACAATCCGAAAACAAGCTAGACAACATTGCAGAACTTTCACGAGAAACATCAAAAGGATTCGAACCACGACGATCAACAACACGATCAAAGACCGTGTTGAAGTCGCCAAACAAAAGAGTAGGGACAGAAGGGTCAATAGCATTGGCACACCGAACGAAAAAAGCATCACGGTCAGGATTACGATTAGGGGCATAAATACTGGCCACACGAAAGacagcaccacgaaaagccaaCTCGACCCAAACAAAACAACCATCAAATTTACACACTACCGACTTACACTCAAAAACCGGCCGATACAAAACAGCCACCCCACAAGAATGAACAGAACCAAAAGAACCCGCATACAAAGAACCAAAACGAGAAAACCATGACTGGAGATCAGCAAACGAAACCGCatgtgtctcctgcagacaaactACCGAAGCAGAGAGATGTGACAGCCACTGGAGGAACCCCAACCGCCGGTGTTCATCCCTCAACCCATTTACATTAACTGATATGACCGTAAGAGCcataagtaaaaagaaaaaactaaaataaaccaTACTGATTATGAAAAACAGGGAAAAACTAACGGTGGTGGTCCGACTGGGGGACGGACGACGAACGGGGCCTAGCAGGGCTAGGTGATTGACGTGAACGACTAGTCCTATGAGGGCCGGCCGGACTAACCGGGAACGAGAGGCCGTGCGGACAGACGGAGGACGCTGCCGCACACGAGGGGGCAAGGGGACGACAAATTCATGGGGGGTATCCCCAGAAGAACTCTGGGTATCCTCACCACCAGCCGGATCGATGGACACCGGCAGAACAgctttcaaatttttgacaaGGCGTGCAGTCTCTTCAAGAGAGACTAAACCTACACTAGCGGGCGCCCCCCCTGAAGCACTCCCAAGAAGGGACACACCAGACAAGGGTAGAGCTTGACTAACAACCTCATCCAACTCATTGTCCCGGAGGTCCAATGAGTCCAAATCCATTTCCCCCCCAGACGTCTCTGAGGGGGCCTGGGATGAGGCTAAAGCATCCTCAACTACAGGGGCAGGATCCACCCCAATACTCAAAACAGATTGGGAGGCCTGTGACACAGGAACCTCACCATCTTCGTCAGGCACAACAGTAATATTTTCGCCAACAGGGGTTGAACCCTCGCCCGAGGGCGGGGCCACAGATGAAGCAGAGGAAGGATTATCCTCCCTACCGGGCACATACCAAACGGGTTTCGGGCAATCCCGAACAAAATGACCGGCCTGATGGCAGCGCCGGCACTTTCCTCGCAATGGACAATCTGCAGCCTTATGATTGTTGGAGCAGATGTCACAGACCAAGGGCTGGCCCTTGTACCATACTCTACATTTGACCCCGTCAATAACAATGTTACGAGGAATCTCATGCTTCCGCACCATAGGCACAATGCGCGTGCCAGTTGCCACCCCTGGGACAATAGTCCACTGCTGAAATTTCACTTCTTTAATCTCCCCAAAATACTTTAGGGCCTCCTTAACATGATCGTTGCCTCCTTCAGaaggaaataaataaactaaaacatggGTAACCGGGGTAGAACATAAAACTTGACAACAAACGTCATCAAAAGAAATGGAGCCGGCCTCCTCATAGGACCTTTTGGACTGCAGGTCCAGAAAACTAACACGTATAATACCCCCCGGGGCAGACCTGAATGGAGTCGATCTGACCCGAAAGAGATTTACCAATAATATCAGCCACCCCAGCATGAGACACCCCAGCCGGGAAGGCGGCACCATGATATAAATTATTCAATCCCAAATACACAATAGACTAAGTTAAAGCAAGATTCAATCAACTAATATATGATCAGGCAATAATCCACTAATAGTCTTAGATGGATCACTAACAAAGCTTAATTAGATATAATAATTTCAGTATAGGAGTTACAGAACCCGTAATAAAACACTCCAAACTACAATAGTTTAAATATTAAGGACCAAACTAATATGTAATACTGCAAAAATATAAGTATAAGGGCAAAGACCCTTGATATAATATTTCAAACTAGAATTAACGAGCAATAACATTAAATATTAAAATCATAATATATAATCCAAACTacaagtaataacaataattattaataagcgGAATTACTTGCCacaccaaaaaggaaaaaacccaAGCCAAACAAAGCAACCCCAGAAAATCCGCgggaaaaagacaaagaaagatcggcttaccccgggttagggcacAACGCCCAGCAtgagtccccgggagggtcaccgaaaagagaaaaaacagcaataaaagaaaacaaaaagcttaCCACCTCAAAAAAAAACCAGACCACAGCTTTAACCTTGGCAATCTTGTGATTCACGGGACTTGTCGTCACCCACCACAACTTGAACCTGACAAGAGCTAAAAAGCGTCAGGTGGTGAACCAGCCAGGTACtgtcctcgcccgacagggtttgacttggGGGATCCAACGAGTCCcgctttttttccttgttgtaTGATCGTAGAcgagagacgttcgtaaatatttgccatattgtcgttcccaaagaaaaaatgttccatttttaacaaaatactccaaaaggcTAAAatataaacctcttagcaaacactatagggtaaatctagatctcgatgagctaaaaaaggcaaaatatccacagatgacacagagcttaaccgagcgagtcttgatgttttccctgtgttgttatcgtagacaagaaacgtttgtgaatcttggcctttttcagacaacttctaattactcatggttcctatgtttgtgtcttgttatggcttttcatagcattttgttcctttatacttcttctcttatctctaaaaagtacagaggagacactgtgaaaagcaagcaagacgttcttctttaaaactcaacatgaatg
The nucleotide sequence above comes from Acropora muricata isolate sample 2 chromosome 12, ASM3666990v1, whole genome shotgun sequence. Encoded proteins:
- the LOC136893884 gene encoding uncharacterized protein, with protein sequence MAELPKDRVTPSEPPFTYLGIDCFGPIEVKQGRSLVKRYGCFFTCLTVRAVHIEILRSASADSMINAMRRFISIRGYPKEIRSDNGTNFTGADEELRNAVQQWNQQRINNFCAQREIKWTFNRPDASHMGGVWERIIQTAKRVLKALLKGQVVTDEVLSTVTAKVVNIVNIRPLTRNSDSVSDDEPISPNQLLHLCPTPSLPPGVFVKGDLY